The Salminus brasiliensis chromosome 3, fSalBra1.hap2, whole genome shotgun sequence genome contains a region encoding:
- the cica gene encoding protein capicua homolog isoform X3 — protein sequence MKPFKKQGRRSPPSTRAKGGKRRGPADASPEEERRDAEEKPKRSPSSPKRQSSSNSDSSLEEPLRTSRTPEAEGQREGILDVAGDSGKAEEHCGSFKSGGAQSDSNSSTTSANNSPNPSSSRKTATFKARVPKKKYTSEHCAGNHGNASTPSTPPQSNSSTAHNGSGASQGSAAAVHTNTHSQSNWLAEDSTTGIIHNSVNRAGEEGGERDKVSTSSPQRCSSTDTASEHSADVEVIARRSDHHLNSQGAQTQASHTALPENVPAGLSEALAKGLKNQRVLARVGEGEGWPPDRGQESSSVFRAGVLREVIRAQGSVEVQLNGEKSLSKYPFRGASETVDLILDAPPPGQAPVAIGTRVCVPFGGSTQGSEGAQQWYREGLVTQVDPHPAVSFPYRVQLREDPADEKERREAEEEGRGTTAQAVWVSRQSLRLLVPPWDLELPLSAEQGNDSRRMRGRERAWEDREEMEVEPELCHLSMVHGVTGPVLVRGMLHPGSAPSLPPSSSSTVSSAISSVLNIVPDRDWDRSREKELEKERELQRQLEKERERERVALQPSAPEEDMEVSHFSMAQIREGGLPSAMGSKSLGVPSQHRPILSKPTDYLSPHLSVVRGIGTSLAPHLSLVPHPTPSPVLLGLDQVAGAAVISSTPQLPPLPPSSSRSSLEKTSTSSSHGASGGGSGSSSSSRSRTPLTAAQQKYKKGDVVCTPTGIRKKFNGKQWRRLCSREGCSKESQRRGYCSRHLSMRTKEMEAGGGVGRDRSGASSTGTLTPDLRLGGRTSSEFDWDETSRDSSEASSRGGDSRPRLVLPSLLPQEIPRDLSRFDFDECEAANMLVSLGSSRSGTPSFSPVSNQSPFSPAPSPSPSPLFGFRPANFSPITAPSPLTSRRPRHLSGTKMGTPGSERERHLSGIMPTFQTNLTFTVPMSPSKRKLDAPPPPLPNASDYAKSDSQLSDLGLGLNAAAFRAVSPQSQPTTPSSLSFPRPRSATSRPSSSAASTPPPMLVSPTPPSPLPQDPGPRRFPLRDSPVIVRNPDVPLAKFSDGPLNRRTGSRSREYSQPSHLAVGLQAPVPINRAATNGAVLLRNPAPTLVLVTSAQSLTTVAAGRPAHSSPTPSSVSVSNAATGPTLASSGSGGRERERKPGDHADELGGVLPQPVACHPSPTALLPLILPAESPHPAPRKDIIMGRPGTVWTNVEPRSVPVFPWHSLVPFLETSQSNASTQPADGQALVNQSKEPRCGVALVTDGCTGQTGSERGSPSRPPPLVEEPPAEREGGDSETESDADDLFYSGGAQDPASSTGPVKRRTQSLSALPKDSDKKREKDHIRRPMNAFMIFSKRHRALVHQRHPNQDNRTVSKILGEWWYALGAKEKQKYHDLAFQVKEAHFRAHPDWKWCNKDRRKSLSEGRGTPGTKETRERSVSESTDSQLVSQGVEQKGAGSSWASPGSERRGVPMGGQHPRPRAFSQSAVHSLERRERERDLEKDETGSFQTRPTSLLQRRTSEDVTSDEERMVICEEDGDDDVIGSIDLKCKERVTDSDEENDPADETDGKPMVRPISFSPGGVLSNNKDTGNQEENTESKRQQNTEDKKQSGRPKDGRGGGGGTGGGGGQVPSQSLQSSIPGLNVIPSTEPAVSQVLGSVRIAPTVVTNVVRPVASTPVPIASKPVEGGVAHGAPAPDGKAKLPTGAGGAAGSGAVPGGGYFPSSSPKPVGQGGLVTGLVLGGAFPNQPTVQLITPPQPLPGPTSSNGAPNNSALPIPLLHPQFLPTASLTPPSGEKPVTQLQYILPTLPATANPNSPSPQQTQQPPSVLALPTAPPAHVSLANGVHSGAGPGIRYASVGGVSPGGRVQAQSPVLQNKMLVPMATVRTGSAPPQPISLVAPPLPVQNGAPPGSKIIQIAPMPVVQTNVQPGGTIHSGGPFPVSVAAATVMASGTTPAQTVLLTPSPTRITYVQSTPGVAAPLPLGSTTAVSSPQQAPGPPGPAFLPSPMATLGFTAIAPAGHTLVHPIVAGQPPLLAPVPPPNCSSQPASASGPTRQLVTTIYPAPSVTLATGVVSMTTVPQSMASSTSTPTSPSSPHTISIASAVHSQPQIHTESQSKQEHVTMKIESTKGIESETQRETVLSNTASQAPPGVVAESSRVASPTSHSHTGSGPAASKLSMVPQKVKGQVKHVPSYQHGEERDCKKENRMECESDIDVGGRGSSRTERPGRERGTEGASTKGLLTENDCKEEHGRESERRDASGLDLPPPPPQTDTPTTKKTKFRPPPLKSTTDSVDKVLSGTYFEERLAELPEFKPEDVLPSPNLQSLATSPRAILGSYRKKRRNSTDLDSVDDPSSPRRKSRRLSSCSSEPNTPKSAAKCEGDIFTFDRTAGETEDILGELDRVPYSSLRRTLDQRRALVMQLFQEHGSFFPSAQATAAFQARYSDTFPTKLCLQLKIREVRQKIMQTATPGSSEATGPGGVTGGSDSTCTPGPSNPVGREEGGAELDEKGTGREEFKSNMGESQELK from the exons ATGAAGCCCTTTAAAAAACAAGGCAGGCGGTCACCTCCTTCCACACGAGCTAAGGGGGGGAAGAGAAGGGGGCCAGCTGATGCAAGcccagaggaagagaggagagacgCAGAGGAAAAGCCCAAACGTTCGCCCTCTTCTCCCAAGAGACAGAGCTCTTCAAACTCAGACTCTTCGCTGGAGGAACCGTTGAGAACAAGCAGAACTCCAGAGGCGGAAGGACAAAGGGAGGGAATACTGGATGTAGCCGGGGACAGTGGGAAAGCAGAGGAGCATTGTGGGAGCTTCAAGTCGGGTGGAGCACAGAGtgacagcaacagcagcacaaCAAGCGCCAATAACAGCCCCAACCCCTCATCCAGCCGCAAGACAGCCACCTTTAAGGCCCGCGTGCCCAAGAAGAAGTATACCTCTGAGCACTGTGCTGGAAACCATGGCAACGCCAGCACTCCCAGTACTCCCCCACAGAGCAACAGCAGCACAGCTCACAATGGCTCTGGTGCTAGTCAgggctctgctgctgctgtgcacacaaacacccacagcCAAAGCAACTGGCTTGCTGAGGACAGCACCACAGGGATCATACACAACAGTGTGAACAGAGCGGGAGAAGAAGGGGGTGAGAGAGACAAGGTGAGCACATCCAGTCCTCAGCGCTGCTCCTCCACGGACACAGCCAGTGAGCACTCAGCTGATGTTGAAGTGATAGCACGACGTTCGGACCATCACTTAAACTCACAAGGAGCACAAACACAGGCTAGTCACACGGCTCTACCGGAAAATGTGCCAGCTGGGCTGTCTGAAGCACTGGCCAAGGGCTTAAAGAACCAGAGGGTGCTGGCCAGGGTTGGTGAAGGAGAAGGATGGCCACCTGACCGAGGGCAGGAGTCATCGAGTGTTTTTCGTGCTGGTGTCCTCCGGGAAGTCATCAGGGCGCAAGGAAGTGTTGAGGTGCAGCTGAATGGTGAGAAAAGCTTAAGCAAATACCCATTCCGAGGGGCTAGTGAAACAGTGGACCTGATTCTAGATGCACCCCCTCCAGGGCAGGCACCTGTGGCCATAggaacacgtgtgtgtgtgccttttgGAGGTAGCACTCAGGGCAGTGAGGGTGCACAACAGTGGTACAGAGAAGGCCTGGTCACCCAGGTGGACCCCCACCCTGCCGTGTCTTTTCCATATCGGGTTCAGCTACGGGAGGATCCGGCAgatgagaaggagagaagagaagctgAAGAGGAAGGGAGGGGTACTACTGCTCAGGCAGTGTGGGTCTCACGGCAAAGCCTTCGCCTCCTGGTTCCACCTTGGGACCTGGAACTACCACTGTCTGCTGAACAAGGGAATGATAGTCGAAGaatgagaggcagagagagagcgtgGGAGGACAGAGAAGAGATGGAAGTAGAACCAGAGCTGTGTCATCTCAGCATGGTGCATGGGGTGACTGGGCCAGTGTTAGTTAGAGGGATGTTACACCCTGGATCGGCACCTTCATTACCACCCTCTTCCTCTTCTACTGTTAGCTCTGCTATCTCTTCTGTTCTCAACATAGTTCCCGACAGAGACTGGGACCGAAGCCgagagaaggagctggagaaagagagagaactgcagaggcaattagaaaaagagagagaaagggaaagggtTGCTCTACAACCATCTGCCCCAGAAGAGGACATGGAGGTCAGCCATTTTAGCATGGCCCAAATCAGGGAAGGTGGCCTCCCCTCAGCCATGGGCAGCAAATCTTTGGGTGTGCCCTCCCAGCATCGGCCCATTCTTTCGAAACCTACTGACTACCTCAGCCCTCATCTGTCAGTGGTGAGAGGCATTGGCACCTCGCTAGCACCGCACCTGTCCCTTGTCCCTCACCCCACCCCCTCTCCTGTACTGCTGGGCCTGGACCAAGTTGCAGGGGCTGCAGTCATCTCTTCCACTCCACAGTTACCTCCCTTGCCTCCATCCTCTTCCCGCAGTTCCCTGGAGAAGACCTCTACTTCTAGCTCCCATGGTGCATCGGGAGGTGGCTCAGGCTCATCTTCTTCATCACGTTCCCGCACACCACTCACGGCTGCCCAGCAGAAGTATAAAAAGGGTGATGTGGTTTGTACTCCCACAGGCATCCGCAAAAAGTTTAATGGAAAGCAGTGGCGTCGGTTGTGCTCTCGTGAGGGCTGCTCCAAGGAGTCCCAACGACGTGGCTACTGCTCCCGCCACCTTTCCATGCGAACTAAAGAGATGGAGGCAGGAGGTGGAGTGGGCCGAGACAGAAGCGGTGCCAGCAGCACAGGCACCCTCACACCTGACCTCCGTTTAGGAGGTCGTACCAGCAGTGAGTTTGACTGGGACGAGACTTCGCGGGATAGTAGTGAAGCCAGCAGCCGCGGTGGAGATTCGCGTCCTCGTTTAGTCTTGCCTTCGCTTCTACCACAAGAGATACCACGTGACCTGTCACGCTTTGATTTTGATGAGTGCGAGGCTGCGAACATGCTGGTATCACTGGGCAGCTCACGCTCAGGCACTCCCTCATTTTCCCCAGTGTCCAATCAGTCGCCATTCTCCCCTGCGCcatctccttctccatctccacTTTTTGGATTCCGCCCAGCTAATTTCAGCCCCATAACCGCACCTTCACCTCTTACCTCTCGCCGCCCACGTCATCTCAGTGGCACTAAGATGGGCACCCCTGGCTCGGAACGGGAACGTCACTTGTCTGGGATCATGCCCACTTTCCAGACAAACCTGACCTTCACTGTGCCCATGAGTCCCAGCAAGCGCAAGTTGGATGCTCCACCTCCGCCACTTCCCAATGCTTCTGACTATGCTAAGTCTGATTCCCAGTTGAGTGACCTAGGACTGGGCCTAAATGCTGCAGCCTTCAGGGCGGTATCCCCTCAAAGCCAGCCTACCAccccctcctctctttcttttcccagACCAAGGAGTGCAACCAGCCGGCCCTCATCTTCTGCTGCGTCCACCCCTCCACCTATGTTGGTTTCCCCCACACCTCCTTCACCTCTTCCTCAGGACCCTGGCCCACGTCGCTTTCCTCTACGTGATTCACCTGTCATCGTCCGAAACCCTGACGTGCCCCTGGCTAAGTTTAGTGACGGGCCGCTGAACCGGAGAACGGGTTCCCGCTCAAGAGAGTACAGTCAGCCATCTCACCTCGCTGTGGGCCTCCAGGCACCGGTGCCCATTAACAGAGCTGCCACAAATGGTGCAGTCTTGCTCCGCAACCCTGCACCCACTTTGGTGCTGGTGACCTCTGCCCAATCACTGACCACTGTGGCTGCTGGGCGTCCAGCCCACTCAAGCCCTACCCCCAGCAGTGTGTCTGTCTCAAATGCAGCCACTGGTCCAACTTTGGCCAGTTCAGGCTctggagggagagagcgagagagaaagccaGGTGATCATGCAGATGAATTAGGAGGTGTGTTGCCACAGCCTGTGGCCTGTCACCCATCTCCCACTGCCCTTCTTCCCCTCATCCTGCCAGCAGAGTCTCCACATCCTGCTCCCCGCAAGGATATCATCATGGGACGTCCTGGCACAG TCTGGACTAATGTGGAGCCTCGATCTGTGCCAGTGTTTCCCTGGCATTCATTGGTTCCTTTTTTGGAGACCAGCCAATCAAATGCATCCACCCAACCTGCTGATGGCCAAGCACTTGTGAACCAGAGCAAAG AACCTCGGTGTGGAGTAGCTCTTGTGACAGACGGATGTACTGGCCAAACGGGTTCAGAGAGAGGGTCACCTTCCCGTCCACCACCCTTGGTAGAGGAACctccagcagagagagaaggaggagacagtgagacagagagtgatGCTGATGACCT ATTTTACTCAGGTGGAGCCCAAGACCCTGCTTCCTCCACTGGTCCAGTGAAAAGACGGACCCAGTCGCTCAGCGCTCTACCCAAAGACAGTGACAAGAAG agagagaaggaccacATCCGTCGGCCAATGAATGCGTTCATGATCTTTAGCAAGCGACACCGTGCCCTTGTGCACCAGAGGCACCCAAACCAGGACAACCGCACAGTCAGTAAGATCCTGGGAGAATGGTGGTATGCACTGGGTGCCAAAGAAAAGCAGAAGTACCATGACCTTGCCTTCCAG GTGAAGGAGGCTCACTTCAGGGCTCACCCTGACTGGAAGTGGTGTAATAAGGACAGGAGGAAGTCTCTATCTGAAGGCCGGGGCACTCCAGGGACCAAAGAGACTCGTGAGCGAAGTGTTTCTGAAAGCACAG ATTCCCAGTTGGTGTCTCAGGGGGTGGAGCAGAAGGGTGCAGGGTCTAGCTGGGCGTCACCAGGATCTGAGCGGCGTGGAGTGCCAATGGGAGGCCAGCACCCACGTCCCCGCGCATTTTCTCAGAGTGCAGTGCATAGcctggagaggagagagagagaaagggatctGGAGAAG gaTGAAACAGGTTCATTTCAGACTCGCCCCACTTCTCTCTTGCAACGCAGGACAAGTGAGGATGTGACCAGTGATGAAGAACGAATGGTCATCTGTGAAGAAGATGGAGATGATGATGTTATAG GCTCAATAGACTTGAAGTGcaaagagagagtgacagacagTGATGAAGAGAACGACCCAGCAGATGAGACTGATGGCAAG CCAATGGTCCGTCCCATTTCATTCTCACCTGGGGGTGTATTGTCTAACAACAAAGACACAGGAAACCAGGAAGAGAACACAGAGAGTAAGAGACAGcaaaacacagaagacaaaaagCAGAGTGGAAGACCCAAAGatgggagaggaggaggtggaggaacaggaggaggaggagggcaggtCCCATCCCAGTCACTCCAATCATCCATCCCTGGTCTGAATGTCATTCCCTCAACTGAACCAGCAGTATCACAGGTGCTGGGGTCTGTCCGGATAGCCCCTACAGTGGTGACCAACGTGGTTCGACCTGTGGCCAGCACACCAGTTCCCATCGCCAGCAAACCTGTAGAAGGGGGAGTTGCTCATGGGGCTCCTGCCCCTGACGGGAAAGCCAAACTGCCGACTGGtgcaggaggagcagcagggAGTGGGGCTGTTCCAGGGGGTGGGTACTTTCCATCCTCTTCACCCAAACCTGTTGGCCAAGGAGGCCTAGTCACAGGTTTAGTCCTTGGAGGAGCCTTTCCAAACCAACCCACTGTTCAGCTCATTACCCCACCGCAACCCTTGCCAGGCCCCACCTCTAGTAATGGAGCACCTAACAATAGTGCTCTTCCCATTCCTCTGCTCCATCCTCAGTTCCTTCCAACAGCCTCTCTCACCCCACCTAGTGGTGAAAAACCTGTCACTCAGTTGCAGTACATCCTCCCGACTCTGCCTGCCACAGCCAACCCAAACAGCCCCTCCCCCCAGCAGACACAGCAGCCACCCAGTGTCCTTGCTCTGCCCACTGCCCCTCCTGCACACGTTTCACTGGCCAATGGAGTACATTCAGGGGCTGGGCCAGGGATAAGATATGCCTCAGTGGGAGGGGTCAGCCCAGGAGGAAGAG TTCAAGCGCAGTCTCCAGTTTTACAAAACAAGATGTTGGTTCCCATGGCAACCGTGAGAACAGGCTCCGCACCTCCGCAGCCCATTTCTCTCGTGGCCCCACCCCTTCCTGTTCAAAATGGGGCTCCACCAGGAAGTAAG ATCATTCAGATTGCACCAATGCCAGTGGTCCAAACAAATGTTCAGCCAGGAGGTACAATTCATTCTGGAGGCCCCTTCCCCGTCTCTGTGGCAGCAGCAACTGTCATGGCTTCTGGCACCACCCCAGCTCAGACAGTGCTTTTGACTCCGTCTCCTACAAG GATTACCTATGTTCAGTCAACCCCTGGGGTTGCCGCTCCTTTaccactgggctccacaacagCAGTCTCTTCCCCACAACAAGCCccaggccctccaggaccagcgTTTTTGCCCTCTCCCATGGCAACTCTTGGCTTCACTGCCATCGCCCCTGCTGGTCACACATTGGTGCATCCTATAGTGGCAG GCCAGCCTCCCCTTTTGGCTCCAGTTCCACCCCCCAACTGTTCATCTCAGCCTGCCTCGGCCTCAGGACCCACTCGCCAGCTAGTGACCACCATTTACCCCGCCCCCAGTGTCACCTTGGCGACGGGAGTGGTTTCCATGACGACCGTGCCACAAAGCATGGCCAGTTCCACATCAACTCCTACATCCCCCTCGTCACCTCATACGATATCCATAGCATCAGCTGTGCACTCACAGCCTCAGATTCACACAGAGTCACAGTCAAAGCAGGAGCATGTTACTATGAAGATCGAAAGCACTAAGGGGATAGAGTCAGAAACCCAGAGAGAAACAGTGTTGTCAAACACAGCAAGTCAAGCGCCGCCTGGTGTTGTGGCAGAATCATCACGGGTCGCTAGTCCGACCTCGCATTCACATACAG GAAGTGGGCCAGCAGCCTCCAAATTATCTATGGTGCCCCAGAAGGTCAAAGGTCAAGTCAAACACGTTCCCTCATATCAGCATGGAGAGGAAAGAGATTGCAAGAAGGAGAACAGGATGGAATGTGAGAGTGACATAGATGTTGGAGGTAGGGGCTCTTCTCGGACAGAAAGaccaggaagagagagaggaaccgAGGGAGCCTCCACCAAGGGTCTGCTCACTGAAAACGACTGCAAAGAGGAACATGGCAGAGAG tctGAACGAAGGGATGCGTCTGGGCTGGATctacctccaccaccaccacaaactGACACTCCTACAACCAAGAAGACCAAGTTCCGCCCCCCGCCGCTCAAGAGCACTACTGATTCTGTGGACAA AGTGCTCTCTGGCACATACTTTGAGGAGCGCCTTGCGGAGCTGCCAGAGTTTAAGCCAGAGGACGTGCTGCCTTCGCCCAACCTGCAGAGTCTAGCCACCTCTCCCAGAGCCATACTGGGCAGCTACCGCAAGAAGAGGAGAAActccacag ATCTGGACTCTGTCGATGACCCTAGTTCTCCGAGGAGAAAGAGCCGCCGCTTATCCAGCTGCAGCTCAGAACCCAACACACCTAAGAGTGCTGCCAAATGTGAAGGAGACATATTCACCTTTGACAGAACTG CAGGAGAAACAGAGGACATCTTGGGGGAACTGGACCGTGTGCCATATTCCTCTTTGCGTCGCACGCTAGACCAGCGGCGGGCCCTCGTCATGCAGCTCTTTCAGGAGCACGGTTCCTTCTTTCCCTCAG CTCAGGCCACGGCCGCATTCCAGGCACGCTACTCTGACACTTTCCCCACCAAACTGTGTCTGCAGCTGAAGATTCGTGAAGTGAGGCAGAAGATCATGCAGACAGCCACGCCTGGCAGTTCAGAGGCCACAGGTCCAGGAGGAGTTACTGGGGGATCAGACTCCACCTGTACCCCTGGACCGTCCAATCCTGTGGGCAGGGAGGAAGGAGGAGCAGAACTGGATGAAAAAGGCACAGGGCGGGAAGAGTTTAAAAGCAACATGGGCGAATCGCAGGAGCTGAAATAA